The following coding sequences lie in one Arachis stenosperma cultivar V10309 chromosome 5, arast.V10309.gnm1.PFL2, whole genome shotgun sequence genomic window:
- the LOC130983218 gene encoding non-specific lipid transfer protein GPI-anchored 7-like, producing the protein MDSYRLMMMMMMAVVLMIVVTFGEAQTNAYPACATELVPCVEYKNSKKPPNACCNPLKNVFQTQLACLCQIVLTPAFLESFGSNTTQTIRFVRSCNLNLSVSLCQDALSAPPPSVSVKPKATAGADEGGAGRVALSGFSFQLLFWCYVLFIY; encoded by the exons ATGGATAGCTATaggttgatgatgatgatgatgatggcggTGGTGTTGATGATAGTAGTTACGTTTGGCGAGGCGCAGACTAATGCATATCCAGCTTGTGCTACAGAGCTAGTACCATGCGTGGAGTATAAGAACTCCAAGAAGCCACCGAATGCTTGCTGCAACCCTCTCAAAAACGTATTCCAAACACAGCTTGCGTGCCTCTGCCAGATTGTATTAACGCCTGCATTCCTTGAGAGTTTTGGTTCCAACACCACTCAAACTATCCGATTTGTCCGCTCTTGTAACCTCAATCTTAGCGTCTCCTTGTGCCAAG acGCTCTTTCAGCTCCGCCTCCTTCAGTGTCGGTGAAGCCCAAAG CAACAGCCGGAGCAGATGAAGGAGGTGCAGGCAGAGTCGCATTGAGCGGGTTCTCCTTCCAACTATTATTTTGGTGTTATGTGCTGTTTATTTATTAG
- the LOC130980480 gene encoding phytochrome C-like: MCPHFAYMGNLVACVEQQALHGRGIYITNIHCYRFVSYFIGEELRKLIGAPVYIECSSKTQQNVKAVFDAAIKVVLQPPKQKKKKRKVFAILYLCCITHDGVGVPETLLNQMFGRKGQESEEGISLLISRKLLKLMNGDVRYLRDAGKSSFILTVELAASQKLIA; encoded by the exons ATGTGCCCGCATTTTGCTTACATGGGGAATCTTGTGGCATGTGTGGAGCAACAGGCCTTGCATGGAAGGGGAATATACATTACCAATATCCATTGCTATCGCTTTGTGTCTTATTTCATT GGTGAGGAACTGAGAAAACTTATCGGTGCTCCAGTTTACATCGAATGTAGTTCAAAAACACAGCAG AATGTGAAAGCTGTTTTTGATGCGGCCATCAAAGTAGTTCTCCAGCCTCCAaagcagaagaaaaagaagagaaagg TCTTTGCCATTCTATATCTTTGCTGCATAAcacatgatggtgttggtgttCCGGAAACATTACTGAACCAAATGTTCGGACGAAAGGGACAAGAATCCGAGGAGGGTATTAGTCTGCTCATCAGCAGAAAGTTGCTGAAGCTGATGAATGGAGACGTGCGGTATCTGAGGGATGCTGGAAAATCATCTTTCATCTTAACAGTTGAACTGGCTGCTTCCCAGAAATTGATTGCTTAA